TCCCCGCGTCGTCCGCGTCTTCAAGCCTGTGTCGTACATGCACGAGCGCTCGTGCAGCAGCGGCCAGGCTTTTGTGTGTCCGTCGATCGATACATGTTCCAATCCCTCATCTAAGGAGCATACCGATGGCAGTGAAAGCGCAAACCTACAAGGGCATGAAGGATTACCTGCCGCGCGACATGCGGCTGCGGCAATATATCGTCGCGACGCTGACCGAGGTGGCCGAGCGCTACGGCTTCGAGCCGATGCAGACGCCGATTGTGGAGTACGAGGCGACGCTGGCGGGCAAGCTCGGCGACGATGAGAAGCTGATCTATCGCTTGCAGTACGGCGACGACCGGCTGGCACTGCGCTACGATCAGACCGTCTCGCTGGCGCGCGTGGTCGGGCAGTATCCCAACGAGATCGTGTTTCCGTTCCGGCGCTATGCGTTCGGGCCATCCTACCGGGGCGAGCGACAGCAGCGCGGTCGCTACCGCGAGTTCTACCAGTTCGACCTCGACATCGTGGGCGTGGACTCGCGCGTGGCCGATGCGGAGGTGGTGGCGGTGATCTGCGAGGCGCTGACGCGGCTGGGCTTTACCGGCTTCAAGGTGCTGCTCAATCATCGCGAGGTGCTGACCGCGCTGGCGCGGGTGGCGGGCGTGGCGGAGGAGCAGGCGGGCCAGGTCTATCGCGCGATCGATAAGTTCGATAAGATCGGCGCGGATGGCGTGCGCAATGAGCTGATCAACAGCGGCGTGAGCGCGGACGCGGCGACGCGGATCGTCGAGCTCATCGCGATCGAGGGCGATCCGCAAACAGTACTTTCGGCGATGCGCGGCGCGCTGCAAGCCGATCCGCGCGGCCAGCAGGCGGTCGAGGCGGTGGCTGCCGTGGTGCAGCTTTTGGCCGAGCAGGGCGTCGATCCGCGTGCCTACGCGGTCGCGCCGCGTCTGGCGCGGGGCCTGTCGTACTACACCGGGCTGGTCTTCGAGGCCGTGATCGAGAATCCGCCGATCGGCTCGCTGCTTGGCGGCGGGCGCTACGACAGGCTGATCGGCTCGTTCGCCGGGCGAGAGGTGCCCACCGTCGGCACGGCGTTCGGCATCGAGCGCTTGCAGATCGTGATGACCGAGCTTGGTCTTCAGCCGCCGATCGACTCCGCACCGCGTGTCTATGTGACGCTCTTCGGCCCGGAGCAGGTCGCCGAGTCGCTCAGGCTGGCTCAGGAGCTACGGGCCGCTGGCATTCCGACGATCACCGCGCTCCAGCCCGATAAGCTTGGCAAGCAGCTCAAGGAGGCCGATCAGAAGAACGTGCCCTACGCGCTGGTGCTCGGCCCCGACGATCTGGCGCGCGGCGAGGTGGTGGTCAAGAATCTGCGCTCCGGCGAGCAGCAGAGCGTCGCCCGCGATCGGGTGCTGGCGCTGGTGCGGCAGTAATTCCGGGGGATCTTCACCCGCCGCTCACGATCGATCATCAATCGGTGGCGTGGGCGGCGGGCGGATCGGGCCACAGGCGCGCTACTCGAACGGATCGCCGAAGCGCTCGCGATGCGCGACCTGAGCAAGCGGCTTGCGCACTTTCTTGCCCTGCCCGACCGCGCTCGTGGGGTAGCCAATCGAGAGAACGGCGAAAACGTCCAGATCATCGGGAATGCCCAGCAGCGGCTTGAGCACGTCCACCCCGCCGAAGCCGGCCCAGTTCGATCCCAGCCCATCGGCCCAGGCGGTCAGCAGCATCGACTGGATCGCGCGGCTGGCATCCGAGACGGCGGTCGGCATCTGGTCGATCGCAACGACGATCGCCAGCGGTGCCTGCGCGATGTAGGGGCCGGTGGGCATCAGGGCTCCGATCTGGCGCAGCGTGTCGCGATCTTGAACGGCGATAAAATGCCAGGGCTGCGCATTCCTGCCGCTGCCGGTCAGCCGCCCGGCCTCCAAAATCCGCCGGATGCTCTCCTCAGGCACGGGGCGGTCCTGGTAGATTCGCACGGCCAGGAGCGTAGAGATCGCCTCGAAAACATCCATCGCCTGCTCCCTTCAGCAGAAATACGTCCGCTTGATCTGGTCCTGCTACAGCGGCAGCAGCGACGGCTGCTGGTAGCCTGCCAGCGCCGCGCGGATCTGCCCGACAACCTGCGCGCGGGCCTGCAGATCGCGCACCAGATTCAGCGCATCCGTCGCGACCGTCAGCAGCGGCGTCTCGGTGTAGCTCGCGAAAAACTCCTCGTAGGCGTCGCGTAGATCGGCGATGTACTGCCGGTCCATGTCGCGCTCGAAGGGCCGGTCGCGCAGCGCGATCCGCGCCATGAGCGTATCGACATCGGCCTGCAAATAGACCACCAGATCGGGCTTCGGGATGTGCGCCGACAGCGTGCGGTACAACTGATAGAAGAGCGTCAGCTCATCGCTGGAGAGATTCTGGCGGGCGAAGATCTCGTTCTTGGCGAAGAGATAATCGCTGAGCAGGTTAGCGCGGCCAATCTGCGGCGCGACCTCGCCGGTCTGCTGCTTGTAGCGGCTCAGCAGAAAGAACGTCTGCGTCTGGAACGCATACCGCGCCCGATCGCCGTAGAAGTCCGACAGGAACGGATTTTCCTCGACGACTTCGAGCAGGACGTTGGCGCTAAATGGTTTGGCGAGCAGCCGGGTGAGCGTCGTCTTGCCCACGCCGATCACGCCCTCGATCACGATGTAGTGTGGCATACGTCTTACTTATAGAGAGTAGGCGCGATACACTCGCGCCTACTCGTTGGCTTGATTTTCGGCGGTCGCGATGCGGAACGGCG
The sequence above is a segment of the Herpetosiphonaceae bacterium genome. Coding sequences within it:
- a CDS encoding deoxynucleoside kinase; this translates as MPHYIVIEGVIGVGKTTLTRLLAKPFSANVLLEVVEENPFLSDFYGDRARYAFQTQTFFLLSRYKQQTGEVAPQIGRANLLSDYLFAKNEIFARQNLSSDELTLFYQLYRTLSAHIPKPDLVVYLQADVDTLMARIALRDRPFERDMDRQYIADLRDAYEEFFASYTETPLLTVATDALNLVRDLQARAQVVGQIRAALAGYQQPSLLPL
- the hisS gene encoding histidine--tRNA ligase, which encodes MAVKAQTYKGMKDYLPRDMRLRQYIVATLTEVAERYGFEPMQTPIVEYEATLAGKLGDDEKLIYRLQYGDDRLALRYDQTVSLARVVGQYPNEIVFPFRRYAFGPSYRGERQQRGRYREFYQFDLDIVGVDSRVADAEVVAVICEALTRLGFTGFKVLLNHREVLTALARVAGVAEEQAGQVYRAIDKFDKIGADGVRNELINSGVSADAATRIVELIAIEGDPQTVLSAMRGALQADPRGQQAVEAVAAVVQLLAEQGVDPRAYAVAPRLARGLSYYTGLVFEAVIENPPIGSLLGGGRYDRLIGSFAGREVPTVGTAFGIERLQIVMTELGLQPPIDSAPRVYVTLFGPEQVAESLRLAQELRAAGIPTITALQPDKLGKQLKEADQKNVPYALVLGPDDLARGEVVVKNLRSGEQQSVARDRVLALVRQ
- a CDS encoding nitroreductase family protein; translated protein: MDVFEAISTLLAVRIYQDRPVPEESIRRILEAGRLTGSGRNAQPWHFIAVQDRDTLRQIGALMPTGPYIAQAPLAIVVAIDQMPTAVSDASRAIQSMLLTAWADGLGSNWAGFGGVDVLKPLLGIPDDLDVFAVLSIGYPTSAVGQGKKVRKPLAQVAHRERFGDPFE